acttgctttatgaatctgggtgctcctgtattgggtgcatatatatttaggatagttagctcttcttgtttttttttttttttttttgaaatttagggaaaaaatttAATGAAGATCTGAAAAACAATTCCTAAAAGATTGACTTTTCCAGAAAAGTAGCTACACAATGCATTGCATCTATCATGTTAAAACGTGCATTAGACACAAATACAAAACTGTGAAACAAGCCATTCTTCAACAATTTGAGCCAAGATAAAATGCCTaagtaacaacatggatgacttgCAAAGGATGGGCTCTTTaagcagcattaaaaaaaaaaaaaggagcacaaATGGATGAGTGTGTTCAGTTATATACACTGAATTGAACCTTTGGCACTAGGAACCAGAGCATTTTGTCATGTAGCATTAACACATATTATAAAAATGCATAGTGTCAAAGGCATAGAACCACCAGCATTCAAAAGCAGCTTTGTTAACTAGGCAATAAAACACTGTACAGCATATCCCTATGTTGTCCATCATTGAAAACACTGACAGCaactttgaaatgaaaaaaaaaaaaaagaaaaaaggagccattaccccttttattttctctgtttaaaatcaaacagaaaacaaacatcaGTTGTTATACACTAACAATCTTCAAAGCACATCGTTTGTACAAGAGATAGACTAAGAACAAAAATGTGTTTATGGAGATCCAAACATAAGTGAGTGAGAGTGCCTCTCACACAGCTTTCCGATGGTACTCAGGAGGAGCCACTTCATAATCGCTGGCACTAAACAAAGTTGCAGAATTCTTTGCCAGGTACTTTAGGAAATCGTGAAGATAATTGAGTAATAAAGCAAGGCTCTTCTCATCCAGAGGTGTATAGGCCAACATTGCTCCAATTTGTACAGATAATCTCAGGAGATGTGGCACTCCATACACCTGGGACATGGGTGCATCGGGACAATCTGCAAGAATTTTGGCATACTGTGGTCTCTCAAATTTGTAGAGTAGCTGGGTGCCCAACATTAGGTTGAAGTATTCTTTTATCCCTGCCACAACTTCATTAACTGCATACTCCTTATTATCTGTGTTTCCATGAGATTTCTTGTAATTTGCATAATCCTCAAGAATGGAATCCACATTCTTCTCGGCGGGAAGATAAAAGAGCTGTTTTTGCCTGGTAATTAAGTCCCAGTCATCAACAAGCCATGGTTTTAGCTCTTCAGGAATCTTTACTTTAACTTCAACTCTGTTCATGAATGTTTCCTCATTTTCAACAGTAGGATCTACCTGGGCCCTTTTCTTCCGAGGAGGCTGGGGGGTCTCACTGGTACTGCCACCATCTCCATTTCCaggtgttttctgtttgttcttttttgttttcacttcaATATTTTTCTGTTGCAGACCAGATGTCTTCTTTCCTGGGGCAGCCCTTCTCATCTTCCCCTCTGCATACTGCTCCTGATTGGCTTTTTGAAGTTCTCGCTGTTTCTGCAAATTGGTGTCCACATATTTGAGTACTCTGCTCTCCGGAACCCACTCATCCCAATTTTTATTCCAACCACTGTAATGTATGAAGTATTTCACTTGTTTGTCCTTTATGGCAACCTTTACACACTTTGCTTCATAAAGCAGAGGCCCATGAAAGCACAGCACTCGCTCACCCTCCTGGAATTTAGGCTTCGGGTCCTGCTTCGGCACCATTTATAAGTGATTCGCCACCTCCTCCTTCAgcacttcttgttgaattgatccctttaccattatgtaatggccttctttgttttttttgatctttgttggtttaaagtctgttttatcagagactaggattgcaacccctgcttttttttgttttccatttgcttggtagatcttcctccatccctttattttgagcctatgtgtgtctctgcacatgagatgggtctcctgaatacagcacactgatggtcttgactctttaaccaatttgccagtctgtgtcttttaactacggcatttagcccatttgatTTAAGGTTAATATGATCTCGTCATTGGGattttagctggttatttttcccgttaattgatgtagtttcttgctagcattgatggtctttacaatttggcatgcttttgcagtggctggtactggttgtttctttccagGTTTAGTGCTTCCtgcaggagctcttttagggcaggcctggtggtaacaaaatctctcagcatttgcttgtctgttaaggattttatttctccttcacttatgaagcttagtatggctggatataaaattcagggttgaaaattcttttctttaagaatgttgaatattggtccccactctcttctggcttgtagggtttctgccaagagatccgctgttagtctaatgggcttccctttgtaggtaacctgacctttctctctgacttcccttaacatttttttcttaatttcaaccttggtgagtctgacaattatgtgtcttggggttgctcttctcgaggagtatctttgtggtgttctctatatttcctgaatttgaatgtcggcctgccttgctaggttggggaaattctcctggataatatcctgaagagtttttccaacttggttccattctccccatcacttttagGCACACCAATCAagtgtagatttggtcttttcacatagtcccatatttcttggaggctttgttcatttctttttactcttttttctctaaacttgttttctagctttatttcattaatttgatcttcaatcactgataccctttcttccacttgatcaaatcagctatcgaagcttgtgcatgcatcacaaagttctcgtgccatggttttcagctccatcaggtcatttaaggtcttctctacactgtttattctagtttgcCATTCggctaaccttttttcaaggtttttagctttctcatgatgggttcaaacatgctcctttagctcggagaagtttgttattactgaccttctgaagcctacttctgtgaacttgtcaaagtcattctccagccagctttgttcctttgctggcaaggagctgttttcctttgaaggagaagaggcactctggtttttagaattttcagcttttcttctctggttttgcaccatctttgtggttttatctaactttgatctttgatgttggtgacctacagatggggttttggtgtagatgtcctttttgttgatgttgatgctattcctttctgtttgttagttttccttcttacagtcaggtccctcagctgcaggtccattggagtttgctggaggtttactccagaccctgttttcctgggtatcaccagcagaagctgcagaacagcaaatattgcagaacagcaaatattgctgcctaatCCTTctgaagctttgtcccagagaggCACCCTCCTATATTAGGCATtggtcagcccctactgggaggtgtctcccagttaggctacacaggagtcagggacccacttgaggaggcagtctgtctgttccagagctcaaacaccatgctgggagaaccacttctCTCTTCTGAGATGTCAGACATGGACGTTTAGGCCTGCacaagttgtctgctgccttttgttggctatgccctgcccacagaggtggagtctatagaggcagtaagccttgctgagctgtggtgggctccgcccagtttgagtttcctggcagctttgtttacctactcaagcctcagcaatggcggacccCCCTCCTGCAGCCAGGCTGCTGCTTCACAGTTCaatttcagactgctgtgctagcagtgagcaaggctctgtgggtgtgggacctgcCGAGCTAGGGATGGGAGAGAATCTCCTTGCCTGacggttgctaagaccttgggaaaagtgcagtatttgggcgagagtgtcccatttttccaggtacagtctgtcatggcttcccttggctaggaaagtgAAATCccttgaccccttgcacttcgtgggtgaggcaacaccctgccctgctttggctcaccctctgtgggctgcacccactgtccaatgaatcccaatgagatgaaccaggtacctcagttggaaatgcagaaatcaaccgtcttctgcgtcaatcacactgggagctgcagaccggagctgttcctattctgccatcttggaatGAAGATCCCCTTGGTAATTTTTTTgtctgtctatttgattcttctctcttttcttctttattagtctggctagtggtctatctattttatttatcctttcaaaaagccagcacctggattcattgactttttgaaggattttttgtgtctctgtctccttcggttctgctctgatcttagttacttcttgtcttctgctagcttttgaatttgtttgctttttcttctctttcttttgaatttgtttgttcttctcTCTTTCTAGAGGACATCacttcttttagttgtgatgttagggtgtcgattttagatctttcctggtttctcctgtgggcatttagtgctacgaATTTCCCTCTAAtcgctgctttagctgtgtcccagagatcctgatatgttgtgtctttgttctcattggtttcaaagaacatctttatttctgccttcatttcattatttacccagtagtcattcaagagaaggttgttcagtttccatgtagttgtgcagttttgagtgagtttcttaatcctgagttctagtttgatttcactgtggtctaagaaactgtttgttataatttccattcttttgcacttgctgagaagtgttttacttccaattatgtggtcaattttagaataagtgctacatggtgctgagaagaatatatgctctgttgatttggggtggagcattctgtagatgtctgttaggtcttcttgttgcagagctgtgttcaagtcctgaatatccttgttaattttctgtctcgttgatctaatattgacagtggggtgttaaagtctcccactattattgtgtgggagtctaagtctcttcgtaggtctctaagaacttgctttatgaatctgtgtgttcctatattgggttcatatatatttaggatcattagcttttcttgttgcattgatctttttaccattatgtaatgcccttctttgtcttttttgatctttgttggtttaaagtctgttttatcagagactgggattgcaacccctgctttttttttgctttccatttgcttggtagatcttcctccatccccttattttgagtctatgtgtctttgcacgtgggatgcatctcctgaatacagcacaccgatgggtcttaaatctttatccaatttccagtctgtgtcttttaattggagtctTTATCccttttacatttaaagttaatactgttatgtttaaatttgatcctgtcattatgatgttagctggttattttgcccattagttgatgcagtttcttcatagtgttgatggtctttacaatttggtatgtttttgcagtggctggtactggtttttcctttccatatttagtgcttacttcaggagctcttgtaatgcAGGCtgggtggtgacaaaaatctctcagcatttgtttgtcttttaaggattttatttctcctttgcttatgaagcttagtttggctggataggaaattctgggttgaaaattcttttctttaagaatgttgaatattggccttcaCTCTCTTCGGCtcgtagggtttctgcagagagatccgctgttagtctgatgggcttccctttgtgggtaacctgacctttctctctggctttccttaagattttttccttaatttcaaccttggtgaatctgatgattatgtgtcttggggttgattttcttgaggagtatctttgtggtgttctctgtatttcctgaatttgaatgttggcctgtcttgctaggttggagatgttctcctggataatatcctgaagtgttttccatcttggttccattctccccatcagttTCAGGTACAggaatcaaatgtaggtttggtcttttcacatagtcccatatttcttggaggatttgttcattccttttcatcccTTTGTCTCTAATCTTGTGTTTGTACTTTGttttattaagttgatcttcaatctctgatatcctttcttctgcttgaccaattcagctgttgatacttgtgtatgcttcacaaaattcttgtgctgtgtttttcagctccatcaggtcatttatgttcttccttaaactggttattctagttagcaattcctctgttttctcaaggttcttagcttccttacattgggttagaacatgctcctttagctcagaggagtttgttatttctCACATTCTGAAGTCTACTTTTGTGAATTCATCctactcattctccatccagttttgttcccttgctggcaaggagttgttaAACTTTGGAGAGGAGGCattctgatttttggaattttcagcctttttgcactgttttttccttatctttgtggatttatctacttttgttctttggtgttggtgacctttggatgggtttctgtgtggacatcctttttgttgatattgatgctattcatttctgtttgttacttttctttctagcagtcaggcccctctgctgcaggtctgctggagtttgctggagttccactccagaccctgtttgcctgggtatcaccagcagaggctgcagaacagcaaagattgctgcttgttccttcctctagaagctttgtcccagaggagcacccaccagatgccagctggagctctcctgtgtgaggtgtctgtcgacccctgctgggaggtgtctccctgtcaggaggcaaggaggtcagggacccacttgagggggcAGCTGTCCCTTGGCAGAGCTCAAGCATTGTGCTGGGaggtccactgctctcttcagagccagcaggcaggaacatttaagtctacTTAATCTGTGCCcatagccaccccttcccccagctgcTCTGTCCcggggagatgggagttttactggggctgctgcctttctttcagagatgtcctgctgacagaggaggaatctagagaggcagtctgccTAAAGTGGCTTTGAGgtgctgcggtgggctccactcTGTCccaacttcctggtggctttgtttacaccgTGATGGAAAAACCGCCTACTCCAGTCTCAGTAATGGTAAATGTCCCTCCCAccaccaagctcgagcatcccaggttgacttcagactgctgtgctggcagcgagaatttcaagccagcgGATCTTAGCTTGCTTGGCTCCATTGGGGcaggatccactgagctagaccacttggctccctagcttcagccccctttccagggaagtgaacggttctgtctccctggcattccaggcaccactgaggtttgaaaaaaaaaaaaatctcctgcagctagctcggcaTCTGCcaaaatggctgcccagttttgtgcttgaaacctaggtccctggtggtgtaggcacctgagggaatctgctggtctgtgggttgtgaagatcATGGGAAAAgggtagtatctgggctggaatgcactgtTCCTCATGGCAGAGTCCCTCAGGGCTTCttttggctaggggagggagttccctgaccccttgcacttcccaggggACATGGCACTCCACCCTGCTTCcacttgccctctgtgggctgcacccagtgtctaaccagtcccaatgagatgagctggttacctcagttggaaatgcagaagtcactcaccttctgcattgatcttgtTGGGAGCTGCAgagtggagctgttcctatttggccatcttgctcacAACCTCTATAATATGTTTTAAGGTTGGgttgtgtgatgcctccagctttgttcttttgcttagcattgctttggctatccatgctcttttttggttccatgtgaattttaagatttttttttctatttcagtgaaaaatgacattggtattttgatagggattgcatcgaatctgtagattgctttgggtagtacggTCATTTGAATGatgttaattcttccaatccatgagcatgaaaggtttttctatttgtttgtgtcatcttcaatttatttcatcagagttttatagttttccttgtagaagtgttttacctccttggttaaatttactcctagTGAAgatggggggaggagccaagatggccgaataggaacagctccggtctacagctcccagcgtgagcgacgcagaagacgggtgatttctgcatttccatctgaggtaccgggttcatctcactagggagtgccagacagtgggtgcaggccagtgggtgcgcgcaccgtgcgcgagctgaagcagggcgaggcattgcctcacctgggaagtgcaaggggtcagggagttccctttccgagtcaaagaaaggggtgacggacgcacctggaaaatcgggtcactcccacccgaatattgcgcttttcagaccggcttaaaaaacggcgcaccacgagactatatcccacacctgactcggagggtcctacgcccacggaatctcgctgattgctagcacagcagtctgagatcaaactgcaaggcggcagtgaggctgggggaggggcgcccgccattgcccaggcttgcttaggtaaacaaagc
This genomic interval from Gorilla gorilla gorilla isolate KB3781 chromosome 3, NHGRI_mGorGor1-v2.1_pri, whole genome shotgun sequence contains the following:
- the LOC101129996 gene encoding mortality factor 4-like protein 1; its protein translation is MVPKQDPKPKFQEGERVLCFHGPLLYEAKCVKVAIKDKQVKYFIHYSGWNKNWDEWVPESRVLKYVDTNLQKQRELQKANQEQYAEGKMRRAAPGKKTSGLQQKNIEVKTKKNKQKTPGNGDGGSTSETPQPPRKKRAQVDPTVENEETFMNRVEVKVKIPEELKPWLVDDWDLITRQKQLFYLPAEKNVDSILEDYANYKKSHGNTDNKEYAVNEVVAGIKEYFNLMLGTQLLYKFERPQYAKILADCPDAPMSQVYGVPHLLRLSVQIGAMLAYTPLDEKSLALLLNYLHDFLKYLAKNSATLFSASDYEVAPPEYHRKAV